Proteins encoded by one window of Chryseobacterium sp. POL2:
- a CDS encoding GLPGLI family protein, with protein sequence MKIFVLIFTFSFALISAQTHRFIYEFKYKQNPKQTEFQKVNMTLDVNPENVKFYNYRYVEIDSTNITKGQNSQLWDNSTNVIVRSKNSNTNSNYTMINDVFVFDTEDKIDWNLDKETKKFENYTLQKATSNFGGRKWTAWFSKEINISEGPYKFRGLPGLIFQIYDDQNNFDFTLVKSFKLNSTYKTPFIESFYGQKPIKTTQENINKMLMNEYNDPYHETREQFKKNPKTTFSINGTDIKDISQFKELTESRRKFIRENNNPIEIDKALKYPQN encoded by the coding sequence ATGAAAATATTTGTTCTAATTTTTACTTTTAGTTTTGCTTTAATTTCTGCTCAAACTCATCGCTTTATCTACGAATTCAAATATAAACAAAACCCAAAACAAACAGAATTTCAAAAAGTAAATATGACTTTAGATGTAAATCCTGAAAATGTGAAATTTTATAATTACCGTTATGTAGAAATCGACTCAACAAACATAACAAAAGGACAAAACAGTCAGCTTTGGGATAATTCTACAAATGTTATCGTTCGATCAAAAAATTCAAATACAAATAGTAATTATACTATGATTAATGATGTGTTTGTTTTTGACACAGAAGACAAAATTGATTGGAATCTCGATAAAGAAACCAAAAAATTTGAAAACTATACGTTACAAAAAGCGACCTCAAATTTTGGTGGCAGAAAATGGACAGCCTGGTTTTCTAAAGAAATAAATATTTCAGAAGGTCCATATAAATTTCGTGGTTTGCCTGGACTAATTTTCCAAATATATGATGACCAAAATAATTTTGATTTTACATTAGTGAAAAGTTTTAAATTGAATTCTACTTATAAAACGCCATTCATTGAAAGTTTTTATGGTCAAAAACCGATAAAAACAACCCAAGAAAACATAAATAAAATGTTGATGAATGAATATAATGATCCATATCACGAAACTCGTGAACAGTTCAAAAAAAATCCGAAAACGACTTTTAGCATTAATGGTACTGATATAAAAGACATCAGTCAATTTAAAGAATTGACCGAATCAAGACGAAAATTCATTCGTGAAAATAACAATCCTATTGAAATTGATAAAGCACTAAAATATCCACAAAACTAA
- a CDS encoding transposase → MQGKKSFTPQLFVSVNLLDLVPEDNFYRKMLSELNLDFIYKATQKYYGKEGQESIDPVVFFKILLVGYLNNINSDRQLIAFCSDSLSIRLFLGYDVHEQLPWHSTISRTRGLYGEEVFLNLFKEVLRMCVSKNMVRGKRQAVDSVFIKANASMDSLVEKEVLEDASAFVNELEENSEYKVTTTRKKLVERHHDWKAEAYKGMPANSNSRQIDENGNLIRPKYLSNHTHYSPTDSDARVSVKPGKARQLNYFGQIAVDDAHHVITGACSDFADKRDSQCLEQIVELTEENLKENGIELQELLADGGYSSGEALAYLHEKNINAYIPNFGQYKSEREGFTYHKEENYYQCTKPEGKQAKLLFKGEKWIVKATPNERTEAVKQIAKTVH, encoded by the coding sequence ATGCAAGGAAAGAAGAGTTTTACACCACAATTATTTGTTTCGGTCAATTTATTAGACCTAGTTCCAGAGGATAATTTTTATAGAAAAATGTTATCCGAACTCAATTTAGATTTCATTTATAAAGCAACTCAAAAGTATTATGGTAAGGAAGGACAGGAGAGTATAGATCCTGTTGTTTTCTTTAAGATATTATTGGTGGGATATTTAAACAATATCAATTCAGATAGACAGTTGATAGCTTTTTGTAGTGATAGCTTGTCGATAAGATTGTTTTTAGGTTATGATGTACATGAGCAGCTTCCTTGGCACAGTACCATTAGCCGAACTCGCGGTTTGTATGGCGAAGAAGTCTTTTTAAACTTGTTTAAAGAAGTCTTGAGAATGTGCGTTTCTAAAAATATGGTTCGTGGTAAACGACAAGCGGTGGACAGCGTTTTCATCAAAGCTAATGCTTCTATGGATAGCTTGGTAGAGAAAGAAGTTTTAGAAGACGCCAGTGCTTTTGTAAACGAACTAGAAGAAAACAGCGAATACAAAGTAACTACCACCCGCAAGAAACTCGTTGAACGCCACCATGATTGGAAAGCAGAAGCGTATAAAGGAATGCCAGCAAATAGCAATAGTAGACAGATAGATGAAAACGGCAATCTCATCCGTCCCAAATACCTATCTAATCACACCCATTATTCTCCCACAGATAGCGATGCTAGAGTGAGTGTAAAACCCGGCAAAGCGCGACAATTAAATTATTTTGGACAAATCGCAGTTGACGATGCGCACCATGTCATTACAGGAGCGTGTTCAGATTTTGCGGATAAACGCGACAGTCAGTGTTTAGAACAAATTGTAGAACTCACAGAAGAAAACCTAAAGGAAAACGGAATAGAATTACAAGAACTTTTAGCCGATGGTGGTTACAGCAGTGGCGAAGCATTGGCGTATTTGCACGAAAAAAACATCAACGCCTACATCCCTAACTTCGGACAATACAAATCAGAGCGAGAAGGTTTTACTTACCACAAAGAAGAAAACTATTATCAATGCACAAAACCCGAAGGTAAGCAAGCTAAACTGCTTTTCAAAGGCGAAAAATGGATAGTAAAGGCTACACCAAACGAACGTACCGAAGCAGTGAAACAGATTGCAAAAACTGTCCACTAA
- a CDS encoding transposase: MDSKGYTKRTYRSSETDCKNCPLREQCCGKSTKFKKLDDSIHKEHYDRMHQKLTQNEKYAKKMVRVRSKTVEPVIGTLINFTNMKRVNTRGIKNANKHVLMASLTYNLKKYMRFTIKKPSILAQVLSLKQGKNFAFSKRAFSVYKNSILSYSNSRILNYN; the protein is encoded by the coding sequence ATGGATAGTAAAGGCTACACCAAACGAACGTACCGAAGCAGTGAAACAGATTGCAAAAACTGTCCACTAAGAGAACAATGCTGTGGCAAAAGCACCAAGTTTAAAAAGCTAGACGACAGCATCCACAAAGAACATTACGACCGTATGCATCAAAAACTCACCCAAAACGAGAAATATGCCAAGAAAATGGTTAGAGTGCGAAGCAAAACGGTAGAACCCGTCATTGGAACGTTGATCAACTTTACCAACATGAAACGAGTCAACACTCGAGGCATCAAAAACGCAAACAAACATGTACTGATGGCAAGTTTAACCTACAACTTGAAGAAATACATGCGTTTTACCATTAAAAAACCAAGTATTTTAGCCCAAGTTCTATCTCTAAAACAAGGGAAGAACTTTGCTTTTTCAAAACGCGCCTTTTCAGTCTATAAAAACTCGATTTTAAGCTATTCAAATTCTAGAATTTTGAACTACAACTAA
- a CDS encoding DUF4240 domain-containing protein, whose translation MEFFDNLFGKKNNEQPKPKVDSLKLEKTAEMLDEDIFWKIIDNSLKNTNNQTDQEQFLINEISNLTPKQMIGFRLRTDKLLYDTYNSEMWCASYLMNGGNSDDGFEYFRNWIISRGKEVYYKAKENPDSLISQKEFSEEDFYEFELFWYVALEAFEKTTGKDLYDYIDEDNFTTKEGNYPQFEFTWQEENPDSMKKICPQLFAEFENK comes from the coding sequence ATGGAATTTTTTGACAACCTTTTTGGTAAAAAAAATAATGAACAACCTAAACCAAAAGTTGATAGTCTAAAACTTGAAAAAACAGCAGAAATGCTTGATGAAGATATATTTTGGAAAATTATTGATAATTCACTAAAAAACACGAATAACCAAACTGATCAAGAACAATTTTTGATTAATGAAATAAGCAATTTGACTCCAAAACAAATGATTGGTTTTCGATTGCGAACCGATAAACTTCTCTATGATACATACAATTCTGAAATGTGGTGTGCAAGCTATTTGATGAATGGAGGAAATTCAGATGATGGATTTGAATATTTTAGAAATTGGATAATTTCTAGAGGTAAAGAAGTATATTATAAGGCAAAAGAAAATCCTGATAGTTTAATTTCTCAAAAAGAATTTTCAGAAGAAGATTTTTATGAATTTGAGTTATTTTGGTATGTTGCTTTAGAAGCATTTGAAAAAACAACTGGAAAAGACCTTTATGATTATATTGATGAAGATAATTTCACAACAAAAGAAGGAAATTATCCACAATTTGAATTTACTTGGCAAGAGGAAAATCCAGACAGTATGAAAAAAATATGTCCTCAACTTTTTGCTGAATTTGAAAACAAGTAA
- a CDS encoding RloB family protein: protein MPREREDFFRESNTTEREKIFVLAFEGNKTEEKYFSEFRDSNKFNDELIYLHLLKRANDDTNSAPNHVFSKLKKEAKDEFNFKTGDELWMIIDTDRWRNIPDIIQACNDLENMFVAVSNPCFEFWLLLHIKDIQEYGAEELELIFRNRKTGNRNYVDTKIVKIVGSYNKTNLKVDDFLPNIDLAISRAKNLDQPQEEYPTKLGSHIYKLIEKIKRD from the coding sequence ATGCCAAGAGAAAGAGAAGATTTTTTCAGAGAAAGTAACACTACCGAAAGGGAGAAAATATTCGTATTGGCTTTCGAGGGGAATAAAACCGAAGAAAAATACTTTTCTGAATTTAGAGATTCCAATAAGTTTAATGACGAACTGATTTACTTACATTTATTAAAACGTGCAAACGATGATACCAATAGTGCACCTAATCACGTTTTTAGTAAATTGAAAAAGGAGGCAAAAGACGAGTTTAATTTCAAGACAGGAGATGAACTTTGGATGATTATTGACACCGACAGATGGAGGAATATTCCTGATATTATCCAAGCCTGTAATGATTTGGAGAATATGTTTGTTGCTGTAAGTAATCCGTGTTTTGAATTTTGGTTATTGCTACACATCAAAGATATTCAAGAATACGGTGCAGAAGAATTAGAGCTAATTTTTAGAAATAGAAAGACGGGTAACAGAAATTATGTGGACACTAAAATCGTTAAAATTGTAGGTTCTTACAATAAAACGAACCTTAAAGTGGACGATTTTCTTCCAAACATTGATTTAGCCATTTCGAGAGCAAAAAATCTTGACCAACCACAAGAAGAATATCCCACTAAATTAGGTTCTCATATCTACAAACTGATTGAAAAAATAAAAAGAGATTAA
- a CDS encoding AAA family ATPase produces MLPGKGSLKADHKTPKVNGVSALKTSVLFGANASGKSNLIKAIDFGKKLVLRGTKPEKPIDYQKFRLDKNSNTNNSRIEYEIQHKGKNYAYGFVFDNELIKEEWLYEVGAKKEVKIFERNFSNKQIFDLDYILQKLKKEEEKQFLRFIAKGTPNNQLFLTEIRTRKVKENVSKIEDLLNVIDWFQNSLKVIFPDDKYNEGLKFELKQDEELLTTFEEFLSYFDTGIDGVCLEKIDSENIDIPKPLLEKIREDLLSKKSENIRASIISKGNTTYFLSVKNEDIVIEKFMTKHKVKNANNPEKFDTSDESDGTNRIMDFIPLLMDLLKGDNVFIIDEMERSLHPNLIYDLLDLFLSKSTGVSSQLILASHESSLLTQKLLRKDEIWFVVKDNYGASRLHSLEEYNVRFDKEIRKDYLLGRFKAIPRIGNRNKLTVINK; encoded by the coding sequence ATGTTGCCAGGTAAAGGAAGTTTAAAAGCAGACCACAAAACCCCAAAGGTTAATGGTGTTTCTGCATTGAAAACATCTGTTTTATTTGGTGCAAATGCTTCGGGAAAATCTAATTTGATTAAAGCTATTGATTTTGGGAAAAAATTAGTTTTAAGAGGAACTAAGCCAGAAAAACCAATAGACTATCAAAAATTTAGACTTGACAAAAATTCCAATACTAATAATTCAAGAATTGAATATGAAATACAGCATAAGGGGAAAAATTATGCTTATGGTTTTGTATTCGATAATGAGTTAATCAAGGAAGAATGGCTTTATGAAGTCGGAGCAAAAAAAGAGGTTAAAATTTTTGAGAGAAACTTTTCAAATAAGCAAATATTTGATTTAGATTATATTCTGCAAAAGCTAAAAAAAGAGGAAGAAAAACAATTTCTTCGCTTTATTGCGAAAGGAACGCCTAATAATCAGCTCTTTTTGACTGAAATCAGAACAAGAAAAGTTAAAGAAAATGTTTCAAAAATAGAGGATTTACTCAATGTTATTGATTGGTTTCAAAATTCCTTAAAGGTCATTTTTCCAGATGACAAATACAACGAGGGGTTGAAATTTGAGTTAAAACAGGACGAAGAATTACTGACAACCTTTGAAGAATTTTTATCCTATTTTGACACAGGAATTGACGGTGTTTGCCTTGAAAAGATTGATTCTGAAAATATAGATATTCCCAAGCCTTTATTAGAGAAAATCAGAGAGGATTTATTGAGTAAGAAATCAGAGAACATAAGAGCTTCTATAATATCCAAAGGAAATACTACTTACTTTTTGTCGGTTAAAAATGAGGATATTGTCATTGAGAAATTTATGACAAAGCATAAGGTAAAAAATGCCAACAATCCTGAAAAATTTGATACAAGTGATGAATCAGACGGCACTAACAGGATAATGGACTTTATTCCTCTGTTAATGGACTTGTTAAAAGGGGACAATGTTTTCATAATAGACGAAATGGAAAGAAGTTTGCACCCCAATCTGATTTATGACTTATTGGATTTGTTTTTATCAAAATCAACAGGTGTAAGTAGTCAGTTAATTTTAGCAAGTCACGAATCTTCTTTATTAACTCAAAAATTATTAAGAAAAGATGAAATTTGGTTTGTTGTAAAAGACAATTACGGAGCTTCAAGACTGCATTCGCTCGAAGAATACAATGTTCGATTTGATAAAGAAATTCGCAAAGACTACCTATTAGGCAGATTTAAGGCTATTCCTCGAATTGGTAACAGAAATAAACTTACAGTAATTAACAAGTAA